One Malus domestica chromosome 11, GDT2T_hap1 genomic region harbors:
- the LOC108174390 gene encoding uncharacterized protein isoform X2 — MPSQEFWSPTNHQPVAPPKYHKQAGRPKKLRAREKDEPQPPSTLNKLPKCFSKVTCGMCGKKCHNCTTFGKKQRQASQAYVEAGRGQTCGTNEIGHNSPTTKSGQTQAMHATGGNMGSETPPNQGQEQSASNVSKRRSVK; from the exons ATGCCTAGTCAAGAATTTTGGTCACCTACAAATCACCAACCCGTTGCACCTCCAAAGTATCATAAGCAAGCTGGTAGGCCAAAGAAGCTGAGGGCAAGAGAGAAAGATGAGCCACAACCACCATCAACCTTAAACAAATTGCCTAAATGCTTCAGTAAGGTCACTTGTGGAATGTGTGGCAAGAAATGTCATAATTGTACAACATTCGGGAAGAAGCAACGACAAGCTTCACAG GCCTATGTAGAAGCTGGGAGAGGACAAACTTGTGGGACAAATGAAATTGGCCATAACTCACCAACTACTAAAAGTGGGCAAACACAAGCAATG CATGCCACTGGAGGAAATATGGGAAGTGAAACTCCACCAAATCAGGGACAAGAACAATCTGCATCTAAT GTTTCTAAAAGGCGTAGTGTGAAATGA